In one Vibrio sp. VB16 genomic region, the following are encoded:
- a CDS encoding acyltransferase, with protein sequence MEKRVFFFDLLRCMAAIAVIAIHVLAPYRHELGTIPMNEWFVAITVNGFSRWAVPVFIMITGALMLNDTRPFNAKYYVSRRLGKVLIPFIIWSLFYAYLSGWSEGGYDSGVAFDTLKNVLHKETYYHLGFFYYFIPLYFVIPFFQILVQKTDDLAIFAFLSIWILTTALFLFRIDGPWSHQLWLYSGYLLLGYVLYKKVPLTKGMVMFFVILGAIGLFSSVWMVATESIAQDKYTFGRWLSYKTLNTVAAASMVFMLCRQFGEGLRQSTRKVVGFISQNSLGIYILHPIFLWPMKEFEWSNGHPIWVIPLWILLSGSGALFVSWILSKSNRTSWLLP encoded by the coding sequence ATGGAAAAAAGAGTTTTTTTCTTCGACCTACTTCGTTGTATGGCCGCGATTGCGGTTATTGCTATTCACGTTCTCGCACCTTATCGACATGAATTAGGTACCATTCCGATGAATGAATGGTTTGTTGCGATTACGGTGAACGGTTTTAGTCGTTGGGCTGTTCCAGTGTTTATTATGATCACTGGGGCGTTGATGTTGAACGACACTCGGCCATTTAATGCGAAATATTATGTCAGTCGGCGCCTTGGTAAAGTTTTGATTCCATTTATTATCTGGTCTTTATTTTACGCTTATTTATCAGGGTGGTCTGAGGGTGGTTATGATTCTGGTGTGGCATTTGACACGTTGAAAAATGTTCTCCATAAAGAAACGTATTATCATCTTGGTTTTTTTTACTACTTTATTCCTCTTTATTTTGTCATTCCCTTTTTTCAGATTCTGGTTCAAAAAACGGATGACCTAGCGATTTTTGCTTTCTTATCAATATGGATACTCACAACAGCCTTGTTTCTATTTCGAATCGATGGTCCGTGGAGCCACCAATTATGGTTGTATTCCGGTTATCTATTGCTTGGTTATGTTCTTTACAAAAAGGTGCCATTAACAAAGGGGATGGTGATGTTTTTTGTTATTCTCGGTGCTATAGGGCTATTTAGTAGTGTTTGGATGGTTGCTACAGAAAGCATTGCGCAAGACAAATATACCTTTGGTAGGTGGCTATCTTATAAGACTCTCAATACCGTTGCTGCTGCCTCAATGGTGTTTATGCTTTGTCGCCAATTTGGTGAAGGATTAAGGCAAAGTACGAGAAAAGTTGTTGGGTTTATTAGTCAAAATTCTCTTGGGATATATATTCTGCACCCCATATTTTTATGGCCAATGAAAGAGTTTGAGTGGTCTAATGGTCATCCAATTTGGGTTATCCCGTTGTGGATATTACTTAGCGGTAGCGGCGCTCTCTTTGTTAGTTGGATACTGTCAAAAAGTAATAGGACGTCGTGGCTACTACCTTAA
- the arsJ gene encoding organoarsenical effux MFS transporter ArsJ has product MFSNLNKSVRQYMLVTFNYWNFTITDGALRMLVVLYFHDLGYSTLAIASLFLFYEFFGVITNLVGGWLGARLGLNRTMNVGLAMQVGALVMLAVPSAWLTIPWVMAAQAVSGIAKDLNKMSAKSAIKTLVPDDQQGALYKWVAILTGSKNALKGAGFFIGGLLLSFIGFQSSVLLMAGVLSFVLMGSLFALESDIGKAKSKPKFKEIFSKSRSVNILSAARMFLFGARDVWFVVALPVYLGSTFGWDHLWVGGFLALWVIAYGFVQSIAPKITGKGQGKVPDGSAAIMWAALLAIITGLVAYAVQMDWQPELVIVVGLMVFGAVFAVNSSLHSYLIVSYAKGDGVSLDVGFYYMANAMGRLIGTILSGWVFQLAGLAACLWVSFSFLAITTLISIYLPKSVKSIATN; this is encoded by the coding sequence ATGTTTTCAAATTTGAACAAAAGTGTTCGTCAATATATGTTGGTTACGTTCAATTATTGGAACTTTACCATTACAGATGGCGCACTTCGTATGTTGGTGGTGCTCTATTTTCACGATCTTGGGTACAGCACACTTGCGATAGCATCCCTCTTTTTGTTTTATGAGTTCTTTGGCGTAATAACCAATTTAGTTGGAGGCTGGTTAGGGGCGCGTTTAGGTTTAAACCGAACAATGAATGTGGGGTTGGCAATGCAGGTTGGTGCCTTGGTAATGTTAGCGGTACCAAGTGCATGGCTTACTATTCCATGGGTCATGGCGGCGCAAGCGGTTTCAGGCATAGCTAAAGATCTAAATAAGATGAGTGCGAAAAGCGCTATCAAGACGCTGGTCCCCGATGACCAACAAGGGGCGCTTTACAAATGGGTAGCAATTTTAACGGGTTCTAAAAATGCGTTGAAAGGTGCTGGTTTCTTTATCGGTGGACTTTTGTTGTCTTTTATTGGATTTCAGTCTTCGGTATTGCTTATGGCTGGTGTGCTTTCTTTCGTACTTATGGGAAGCCTATTCGCTTTAGAAAGTGACATAGGGAAAGCAAAGAGTAAGCCTAAATTTAAAGAAATTTTTTCTAAATCGCGAAGTGTCAATATCCTCTCTGCGGCGCGTATGTTCTTATTTGGTGCTCGTGATGTTTGGTTTGTCGTGGCGTTACCCGTGTATTTAGGGTCAACGTTTGGTTGGGATCATTTGTGGGTAGGTGGATTTTTAGCGCTTTGGGTGATTGCTTATGGGTTTGTTCAGAGTATCGCTCCTAAAATTACAGGAAAAGGGCAAGGTAAGGTGCCAGATGGCTCTGCTGCAATAATGTGGGCTGCGTTACTTGCCATTATAACGGGATTAGTGGCCTATGCTGTTCAAATGGACTGGCAACCAGAACTCGTCATTGTTGTTGGCTTGATGGTATTTGGTGCCGTTTTTGCCGTGAACTCATCACTGCATTCTTATTTAATTGTTAGTTATGCGAAAGGCGATGGTGTCTCACTGGATGTGGGGTTTTATTATATGGCTAACGCTATGGGAAGGTTGATCGGAACAATACTATCTGGTTGGGTTTTCCAATTAGCGGGCTTGGCTGCATGTTTATGGGTCTCATTTTCTTTCTTAGCAATAACAACCCTTATCTCTATTTATCTACCTAAATCGGTAAAATCGATAGCGACCAACTAA
- a CDS encoding cyclin-dependent kinase inhibitor 3 family protein: protein MTHPIWQLNVADNDAALILTPCPGTKGVDLETSLKELKSSGVQAIVTALEFDEMEKAGVAELPRLAKQLGMSWFHQPIRDDEAPDEQFDVRWEIISPQVHEVLKRGGNVVLHCMGGSGRTGLLAAHILLELDWDLNRIKSEVQALRPGAFTKPLQIEYINQVSK from the coding sequence ATGACACATCCAATTTGGCAGCTTAACGTAGCGGACAATGATGCCGCGCTTATTCTAACGCCTTGCCCAGGAACAAAAGGGGTTGATCTAGAGACTTCGCTTAAAGAATTAAAATCCTCTGGTGTACAGGCGATAGTGACAGCTTTGGAATTTGATGAGATGGAAAAAGCGGGAGTAGCAGAATTGCCAAGGTTAGCGAAACAATTAGGCATGTCTTGGTTCCATCAACCAATTAGAGACGATGAAGCGCCTGATGAGCAATTCGATGTTCGCTGGGAGATAATTAGTCCTCAGGTGCATGAAGTATTAAAGCGGGGCGGTAACGTAGTGTTGCATTGTATGGGTGGCTCTGGTCGTACAGGGCTACTCGCCGCGCATATATTGCTAGAGCTTGATTGGGATCTGAATAGGATCAAATCGGAGGTTCAAGCGCTACGTCCAGGCGCTTTTACTAAACCTCTTCAGATTGAGTATATTAATCAAGTTAGTAAATAG
- a CDS encoding ArsJ-associated glyceraldehyde-3-phosphate dehydrogenase: MTIKVGINGFGRIGRLALRAAYDWPDMEFVHINDIACDTATLAHLLEFDSIQGRWHHEVRVDASEMVIDGKRVATSQQQDINEVDWSGCDVVIEATGVHRKVSHLNKYLAQGVKRVVVSAPVKEEGVANIVVGVNEHIFNPAVHKIVTAASCTTNCIAPVVKVIHEKLGIEQSSFTTIHNLTNTQTILDAPHKDLRRARACGMSLIPTTTGSATAIVEIFPELEGKINGHAVRVPLANASLTDIIFDVKRDTTAEEVNALLKEASEGDLQGILGFEERPLVSIDYKGDPRSTIVDALSTMVVGTRMVKIYAWYDNEMGYATRTSELVRKVGLA; this comes from the coding sequence ATGACGATTAAAGTAGGAATTAACGGTTTTGGTCGAATCGGTCGCTTAGCCTTACGCGCTGCCTATGACTGGCCAGATATGGAGTTTGTACATATTAATGATATTGCGTGCGATACGGCTACTTTAGCGCACCTGTTAGAATTTGACTCGATTCAGGGACGTTGGCATCACGAAGTGAGAGTGGATGCTTCTGAAATGGTGATTGATGGCAAAAGAGTGGCTACGAGTCAGCAGCAAGATATTAATGAAGTAGATTGGTCGGGTTGTGATGTGGTCATTGAAGCGACGGGTGTTCATCGTAAAGTTTCTCACTTAAACAAGTATCTAGCTCAGGGCGTTAAACGCGTTGTCGTGTCAGCACCAGTAAAAGAAGAAGGTGTTGCCAATATTGTTGTAGGAGTAAATGAACATATATTTAATCCAGCAGTACATAAAATTGTCACTGCAGCGTCGTGCACCACAAACTGTATTGCACCTGTGGTAAAAGTCATTCACGAGAAGCTTGGCATTGAACAGTCTTCCTTTACTACAATTCATAATTTAACCAATACACAAACCATTTTGGATGCTCCCCACAAAGACCTTCGCCGTGCTCGTGCGTGTGGTATGAGTTTGATCCCAACCACCACGGGTTCTGCAACCGCGATAGTTGAAATTTTCCCAGAACTTGAAGGGAAAATTAATGGCCATGCCGTTCGTGTTCCTCTGGCTAATGCGTCTTTGACCGACATTATTTTTGATGTGAAGCGCGATACGACAGCTGAGGAAGTGAACGCTCTACTAAAAGAGGCCTCTGAGGGAGATTTACAAGGTATTCTTGGATTTGAAGAACGTCCGTTGGTTTCTATTGATTATAAAGGTGATCCACGCTCAACGATTGTTGATGCTCTGTCTACCATGGTTGTCGGAACTCGTATGGTCAAGATTTACGCCTGGTACGACAACGAAATGGGTTACGCAACCCGAACGTCAGAGTTAGTTCGTAAAGTCGGCTTAGCATAA
- a CDS encoding metalloregulator ArsR/SmtB family transcription factor, which yields MLPNQFFKMLSDETRVRCLLLIAREGELCVCELTQALGESQPKISRHLAQLRQSGILQDERKGHWVYYRVAAELPRWLEKVIEGLKQSNCLIEQYKTDIERLNAMKSRPNRC from the coding sequence ATGTTGCCTAATCAGTTTTTTAAAATGCTGTCAGATGAGACTAGAGTTCGTTGCTTGCTATTAATTGCAAGAGAAGGAGAGCTGTGTGTCTGCGAACTGACTCAGGCACTGGGGGAGAGTCAGCCTAAGATATCCCGACATTTAGCTCAATTGCGCCAGTCTGGGATATTACAGGATGAACGGAAAGGACACTGGGTGTATTACCGTGTTGCCGCTGAATTACCTCGATGGTTAGAGAAAGTGATTGAAGGATTGAAACAATCTAATTGTTTAATAGAGCAATACAAAACTGACATTGAACGTTTGAATGCGATGAAGAGCCGTCCAAATAGATGCTGA
- a CDS encoding alpha/beta fold hydrolase, whose amino-acid sequence MITANPIQESDYPEIMHGKINNFWQKREEGFVLGKGQKNLYWMSVTSANHTKAIVVANGRVESAWKYQELLYYFFQLGYDVYSFDHRGQGLSDRLTEDRQIGHVDSFSHYVDDMAELVDGFKLGKYDQKFLIAHSMGGAISTRYLQCYPNHGFDRVALSAPMFGVNMSPLLKPIAPYWACLVSLISTKPDYLTKNREYRAKPFKLNPLTSSKVRYKWFRDLYEDMPQLKIGGPSAHWIWQALSGAAACIKNAKKLVIPILLIQAEQDDIVSNQAQLEFIASLSITNKASKLEISKGSKHEILFENDKIRDEALSMIHRFFEQD is encoded by the coding sequence ATGATCACGGCAAACCCAATCCAAGAATCAGACTATCCAGAAATCATGCACGGTAAAATCAATAATTTCTGGCAAAAAAGAGAGGAAGGCTTTGTACTAGGAAAAGGCCAAAAGAACCTGTATTGGATGTCCGTTACTTCGGCTAATCACACCAAAGCCATTGTGGTTGCAAATGGTCGAGTGGAATCAGCATGGAAATATCAAGAACTTCTTTATTACTTTTTCCAATTAGGTTATGACGTATACTCGTTTGATCATCGCGGGCAGGGTTTATCCGACCGACTAACCGAAGACCGGCAAATTGGGCATGTGGACTCCTTCTCCCATTATGTCGATGACATGGCCGAATTAGTTGATGGCTTTAAACTGGGGAAATATGACCAGAAATTTCTTATCGCACATTCCATGGGAGGCGCAATTTCTACCCGATATTTACAGTGCTACCCCAACCATGGTTTTGATCGCGTAGCACTCAGTGCCCCTATGTTTGGTGTTAATATGTCGCCGCTCTTGAAACCCATTGCACCATATTGGGCGTGCCTTGTTAGCCTTATTAGTACTAAACCTGATTATCTAACCAAAAATAGGGAATATCGAGCGAAACCATTTAAGCTCAACCCACTGACCTCCAGCAAAGTAAGATACAAGTGGTTTAGAGACCTTTACGAAGATATGCCTCAGCTCAAAATTGGAGGACCCAGCGCTCACTGGATTTGGCAAGCACTATCCGGAGCAGCAGCATGCATCAAAAATGCTAAAAAACTGGTTATCCCAATACTACTTATTCAAGCTGAGCAGGATGATATCGTCAGTAATCAAGCCCAATTAGAATTTATTGCATCGCTGAGCATAACTAACAAAGCTTCAAAATTAGAGATAAGTAAGGGCAGCAAACACGAAATTTTGTTTGAGAATGATAAAATAAGAGATGAAGCTCTATCGATGATCCATCGTTTTTTTGAACAAGATTGA
- a CDS encoding Cof-type HAD-IIB family hydrolase, whose amino-acid sequence MNRLNDTQFQIVASDLDGTLLAPDHQLSDFSKKTLQELHSKGFTFVFATGRHHVDVAQIREQAGIPAFMITSNGARVHNQNDELMYSKNVDEELVQPIADIIKKDPRIRIHVYQNDHWLTNREDDDIKKFHKDSGFQYTLLDADNMPTTGIAKLFFVYPDHEYLTQFEDKLNAQFKGRVNVAFSTPTCLEVMADGVSKGAALEAIAHSIGSTLENCIAFGDGMNDVEMLSMAGKGLVMETSHEKVKQALPNNEIIGSHKDHAVAQYLNEHLF is encoded by the coding sequence ATGAACCGACTAAACGATACACAGTTTCAAATTGTCGCCTCTGATCTAGATGGCACCCTTCTCGCTCCCGATCACCAATTAAGTGACTTCAGTAAAAAAACACTCCAGGAGCTGCATTCAAAAGGTTTTACCTTTGTTTTTGCGACAGGCCGCCACCATGTGGATGTCGCTCAGATTCGCGAGCAAGCAGGCATACCAGCCTTCATGATCACGTCAAATGGCGCTCGTGTACACAATCAAAATGATGAGTTAATGTACAGTAAAAATGTAGATGAAGAACTTGTTCAGCCCATTGCAGATATCATCAAAAAAGATCCAAGAATTCGCATACATGTCTATCAAAATGATCATTGGCTAACCAACAGAGAAGATGACGACATCAAGAAATTTCATAAAGATTCGGGGTTCCAGTACACGCTTCTAGATGCCGACAATATGCCCACGACAGGTATTGCCAAACTTTTCTTTGTCTACCCAGACCACGAATACTTAACCCAGTTTGAAGATAAACTGAATGCACAATTTAAAGGCCGGGTGAATGTTGCCTTTTCGACACCTACTTGTTTAGAAGTGATGGCGGATGGTGTATCTAAAGGGGCCGCATTAGAAGCGATTGCCCATTCGATAGGATCCACGCTTGAAAATTGTATCGCTTTTGGCGATGGAATGAATGATGTTGAAATGCTATCGATGGCAGGCAAAGGCCTTGTGATGGAAACTTCTCACGAAAAGGTAAAACAAGCACTGCCCAATAATGAGATTATCGGTTCCCATAAAGATCACGCCGTTGCCCAATATCTGAATGAGCACTTGTTTTAA